Below is a genomic region from Persicimonas caeni.
CCGATCGAGAGCTCTTCATCGATCGACATGCGCTCGAGGCGATCGATGTTCTCTTCGAGATCGAAGAAGTGGAAGGAGCAATCTTCGTAGATGCGAATTCCCATCGCCTTGACTTGGCTATATCGCCTGTCGAATAGAAATGACAGACAGGCGCCAAAGGCCACCAACAGCCCTCCGGAATCGATCGTGACGTCGTCCACTTCGATATATAGCGACTTGAGGACGACGCCGCGTTTGGAGGCCTGTAAGAAAGCCTGTTGTTGATCGAGGTCATCCGACTCCGTAGTCACGTGGATGCCTAAATTGACGTGCGCATGCACGTCCTCTAGGCCCGAGACAGTGAAGTCGAGGAGATACTCGTCTCTGAACCGATCGCTGGAATCGATCAAGCCGCCGGCGCGCTCGAAATAATCGCGCAGGGCTTTGGACAGATCGGCATCGGGCGAGTGCAACTCGTTCGAGATGTTTTCTGACATGCTCATGAATCCACCTCAAGCACAAACAACCTAGTTCGACCGGTGACGCTCGCAGAACGCGTAACGCTCCGATGAGGCCCTACGGTCATTAAATATATGGAGCAGCGCGACGAAGGCACGCATCTGGCTGAAAATCCGGCCGCATTGCACCGCATAGCGGTCGCGCTCTGGTATAACGAGCGAGATAGGCCGCGCGTTCCGCAGGATCAAAAAATTTTTTGGCGGGCGGTCGTGTTAGAGGTTCGGCGCCGGTCGGTCGCCGCATTTCGAAGGCCGTCGCCTTTCGCACGGCTGGACAAAACTACTGAGCTTGGACACATTCCACCCATGGAAGAAGCACCAAAGAACACCTCCGATGCGACGCCGGACGCCCATCGCGGCTTCGTGCGTGAAATGAATCGCGGCTTTGCCACTGTTTACGGCTACGGCGGCGCAGCTGTGTTGGCTGTGACCGCGGCCGTGGTGGGCGTGGCGGCGACTTTCGACGCCTTGGGCTCCCCGCTGACCTGGATTGGGGCGGTGGTCGCGTTTTTGCTCGGCCTGTTCGTGCTGCGCATCTTCGTGAGTCGCAAAGCCCACCGCATGCTCGATCGCATGCGCCAGTACTGTGAGGTCAACGAGGTCACGGTCGACGAGCTTCGCGCCCGCTATACCGGCGAGGGGCTGTACCCGTACTTCGAGTCGATCTTCGAAGTCGTCGAGCGCCGCCAAAAGCTACGCAACCAACAGGGTTCCGAATAATGACCGAAGTCTACGAATTTCTCGCCAAGGGCGGCTGGCTGATGATCCCGATTCTGGGCTCGTCGGTCATCGGCCTGGCTTTCTTCTTGGAGCGGCTGTGGGCATTGCAGCGCGCCAAGATCGTGCCGCCGCGTTTTGTCGAGGTGGTCAAAAAGATGCTGCGCGAACGGCGCTTCGACGAGGCCGAAGGGCTGTGCCAGACCAACGAGGCGCCGATTGCGGCGATGCTCGAGGCGGGCATCCAGCACGCCGGCTGTGAGCGCGACGTCATCAAAGAGGTGATGCTCGAGAAGGGCGAGCGCGAGATGTTCTTCATGGAGCGCTTCACCAACGCCCTGGGCTCGATCGCCACCGTGGCGCCCTTGATGGGCCTGCTGGGCACCGTCGTCGGTATGATCAGCGTGTTCCAGCGCGTGGTCAATCAGGCCGGCGCGGGCGGCGCGGTCGACGCCGGCGCGCTCGCCGCGGGCATCTGGGAGGCGCTGATCACCACCGCCGCCGGGCTGACCGTGGCCATCCCCATCTACCTGGGCCACCGCTACATCATGGGCCTCATCGACCGCTACGCCGTCGAGATGGAGGATATCAGCCTGACCGCGCTCGACTACCTGGTCCCCGAGGGCCAGGCCGGCCGCGTGCGCCACACGCCGGTCGAGACGAGCGAAGAAGACGCCGACGCCACGGCGACCAACGGCCAGCTCACCCCTCAGGAGGCTGAATGAGCCTGCGACACTCCCGAAAAGAGCGTCGCGGGGAGGCCAACCTCGAGCTCACCCCGCTCATCGACGTGGTCTTCTTGCTGCTCATCTTCTTTTTGATCACCACGACCTTCTCGAAGAGCCAGGAAGCCCATATCCCGATCAACCTTCCCAAAGCGGTCAGCGGCGAGAAGGCCACCAGCGGTGACAAGGTCGTCTTGTTCATCACCGCCGAGGGGTCGGTCGAGCTCAAGGGCGACGAGCCGCTGCAGGGCAACTCCATCGAGGAGAAGCTCGCCGACTTGCGCGAGCGCAAGCCCGAGGCGAACGTGGTCCTCAAGGGCGACCAAAAGGCGAGTCACGGCAAGGTGATCGAGGTGTTGGACCAGATCAAGCAGACCGGCTTCAAGAAGGTCGATCTGGTGATTTCGCGGCCGCAGGGCGAATAGGCCGCGAACCAAATTCTTGCATTCCCCCACCCCCCTGCTAGTATCGCCTGCAGGATAACTCGGAGCCACCTACATCCATGAAGCGCCTCGGCCTGACATTATTGGTCCTCGCCGTGATCTCGGGCATCGCGTACTACGTGTTTACCCACCCGAGTCTCGACCGCGCCGAGCAGTTGCAGGGCGAAGTCGAGAAGCTTCGTGAGCAGAATCGGCAGTTGGCCGACAAGAACGATCGCCTCGAGAAGAAGGTGGTCGCGCTTCGTGACGACCCGCGCTTGGCCGAGCGCAAGGCGCGCGAGTCGAGCGGGTTGGCCCGCCCCGGCGAGGTGGTCTTCCAGTTCGAGAAGCCCGACGAGGACGTCGAGGTGAGCGTGACGCTGGAAGTCGGCGTCGACGCGCTGGAGTTGGCCGGCAAAAAGTTACACGTGGATCAATTGGCCGACGCTCTGGTCGCGCTCGACAAGGATGTCGAGAATGCGCGGCTCAGCGTGGAGTTCGATGAAGAGGTCGACGCGCTCAGGCAACAGCGCGTGCGCGATCTGGTCGCCGGCTCGCCGTTGGCCCCGGCTGAATTCGTCTCGGTTGAAGAGTGATCGAGTGATTGAGAAGTAGAAAGCCAAGGATGGCTGTTATGTCTGCGACGACACGAAGTCTGACTCGCCGCCCGCAAACCATCGAGGCGAGCTGGCCGACCGGCCTGGCGATGCTCGGTGCACTCCTGTACGTGGTCGGCTACGTGGGCAATCCCAGCCTTCCGCTTCCCATCAACATCGCAGCTGCCGTGGTCCTGCTGGGCGTGTGTGTCTGGTCGGGTTGGCGTGCGTGGAGCCTGCGCGGCGCCGACAAGAGCGTGGCGTTCCAGCTCGAGCGGTCGGTATTGTACGTGACGACCGCCTTTGTGCTCGTGCGCTCGCTGTACGGCTTCGGCGTCGACACCTACCCGCTCGTCTACCTGCTGCTCGCCTTTTTGGTGACCTTCCAGGAGCGACAGGCCGCCATCGGCGCGGTCGTCGCCGCGCTGGTGCTCGAGTGGGGCTCGCAACTTTTGGGCACCTCGGCCGGCGCCGCGGAGCTGAGCGCCGGGTTCGAGCTGCAACAACAGCTCGACTGGGCCTCGCTGACCACGCGCACCGCGTTTATCGGGCTGTTCGGCTTTTTGTCCTACGGGGTCCACGGCACCGAGGTGCTCGAGCGGCGTCGCCGCCACCGCCGCGAGGTCGAAGAGGAGCGCGAGAAGATGCTCCGTCAGGCCCGCGAGTACCGGCTGCTCAACTCCGGGCGGGTAGACGCGGCCGCCGGCGACCGCACCCAGGCCGAGGAGATGGCCGTCTACGACGCCGTCGAGGCCGTCCAGCACACCACCTACGTGAGCCTGTCGCTGCTCAAGACGGCGCTGCAGTGTCATACCTGCGTGCTCTTGTGGTTCGACGTGCGCGGCGAGAACCTGCACATCAAGGAGCTCGTCAGCGACAGCGACGGCATCGTCGAGGGCGATATCAAGCCGGCCAAGGGCGTCATCGGCGGCATCTCGCGGCGGCGCGAGCCGGTCAACCTCGAGAACCTGCGCAATGGGTTTCGCGGCATCCCGTATTACCGCGACCCGCAGGCCATCAAGCACTTTTTGGGCGTGCCCGTCATCGAGAACGGCCACCTGCGCGGGGTGCTCTGCGCCGACCGCAAAGGGGGCATGCCGTTCTCGTCGACCGACGTCAACGTCGCCGAGGAGGCGGCCGCCTACATTTTGCGCGCGGTCGAAAACGAGCGCATGTTCACCAGCATCGAGCGCACCAAATTCGAGCTGGGGCGCTTTTTCGAGGCGAGCCGCCGGCTCAACGGCGTGCTCACCCCGCAGGACGTCTACGAGGTGGCGCTCGAGAGCATCGCCGGCATCGTCGAGTACGACTTCGCCGCGATCACCGTCTTCGACGAAGCCGACAACCTGCACCGCATCGAGGCGCTCGACCACACTGGTGCCTTCGGCGTCGACGTCGAAGACTGGCAGGGCAAGACCTTCGGCGAGAATAGCGGCCTGGTGGCGATGGTCGTCAAAAACTGCCACTACCTTCCCTACGGCGGCCAGGTGCGCGAGTCCGACCCGGTCATCTTCACCCGCGACGAGCGCCTCGACGCGGTGCGCAGCATGCTCGTCTTGCCGTTGATCGCCCACGACGAGCCCATCGGCACGCTCGTCATCTGCCACAAGGAGGCCGGCCAATTCGGCTCCGAGCGCCGCGAGATGCTCGAGGTCGTGGGCAACCAGGTGGCCATCAGCCTGCAAAACGCCCGGCTGTACGCTCAGATGGAGGAGATGGCCACGACCGACGGGCTCACGGGGCTCGCCAACCATCGCAGCTTCCAGTCGAAGCTCGACGAAGTCATCGCCCGTCACCGCCGCACCGAAGAGCCGTTCGGCCTGATCCTGACCGACATCGACCACTTCAAGTCGGTCAACGACACCTACGGCCACCCGGTGGGCGACGAGGTGTTGCGTCAGGTCTCGCGGGTCTTCAAGGAGTCGTTGCGCGAGGTCGACGTGCCGTGTCGCTACGGCGGCGAGGAGTTCGCCATCAT
It encodes:
- a CDS encoding cold-shock protein; amino-acid sequence: MSMSENISNELHSPDADLSKALRDYFERAGGLIDSSDRFRDEYLLDFTVSGLEDVHAHVNLGIHVTTESDDLDQQQAFLQASKRGVVLKSLYIEVDDVTIDSGGLLVAFGACLSFLFDRRYSQVKAMGIRIYEDCSFHFFDLEENIDRLERMSIDEELSIGEDIEGRIIAYFTDKGFGFIQTDEERKFFFHIANVVDDELRTRLPSYVPGEIIPVEFQYGGHDGKKYPKAINVSMREEED
- a CDS encoding MotA/TolQ/ExbB proton channel family protein, which codes for MTEVYEFLAKGGWLMIPILGSSVIGLAFFLERLWALQRAKIVPPRFVEVVKKMLRERRFDEAEGLCQTNEAPIAAMLEAGIQHAGCERDVIKEVMLEKGEREMFFMERFTNALGSIATVAPLMGLLGTVVGMISVFQRVVNQAGAGGAVDAGALAAGIWEALITTAAGLTVAIPIYLGHRYIMGLIDRYAVEMEDISLTALDYLVPEGQAGRVRHTPVETSEEDADATATNGQLTPQEAE
- a CDS encoding ExbD/TolR family protein, whose translation is MSLRHSRKERRGEANLELTPLIDVVFLLLIFFLITTTFSKSQEAHIPINLPKAVSGEKATSGDKVVLFITAEGSVELKGDEPLQGNSIEEKLADLRERKPEANVVLKGDQKASHGKVIEVLDQIKQTGFKKVDLVISRPQGE
- a CDS encoding FtsB family cell division protein → MKRLGLTLLVLAVISGIAYYVFTHPSLDRAEQLQGEVEKLREQNRQLADKNDRLEKKVVALRDDPRLAERKARESSGLARPGEVVFQFEKPDEDVEVSVTLEVGVDALELAGKKLHVDQLADALVALDKDVENARLSVEFDEEVDALRQQRVRDLVAGSPLAPAEFVSVEE
- a CDS encoding diguanylate cyclase, yielding MSATTRSLTRRPQTIEASWPTGLAMLGALLYVVGYVGNPSLPLPINIAAAVVLLGVCVWSGWRAWSLRGADKSVAFQLERSVLYVTTAFVLVRSLYGFGVDTYPLVYLLLAFLVTFQERQAAIGAVVAALVLEWGSQLLGTSAGAAELSAGFELQQQLDWASLTTRTAFIGLFGFLSYGVHGTEVLERRRRHRREVEEEREKMLRQAREYRLLNSGRVDAAAGDRTQAEEMAVYDAVEAVQHTTYVSLSLLKTALQCHTCVLLWFDVRGENLHIKELVSDSDGIVEGDIKPAKGVIGGISRRREPVNLENLRNGFRGIPYYRDPQAIKHFLGVPVIENGHLRGVLCADRKGGMPFSSTDVNVAEEAAAYILRAVENERMFTSIERTKFELGRFFEASRRLNGVLTPQDVYEVALESIAGIVEYDFAAITVFDEADNLHRIEALDHTGAFGVDVEDWQGKTFGENSGLVAMVVKNCHYLPYGGQVRESDPVIFTRDERLDAVRSMLVLPLIAHDEPIGTLVICHKEAGQFGSERREMLEVVGNQVAISLQNARLYAQMEEMATTDGLTGLANHRSFQSKLDEVIARHRRTEEPFGLILTDIDHFKSVNDTYGHPVGDEVLRQVSRVFKESLREVDVPCRYGGEEFAIILEDTDRKGAMTIANRLRESVAALEFQSDQGPFQCTISMGVTIWPTDERDKQPLIDLTDQALYYSKEHGRNRVTSAEEL